In Trichocoleus desertorum NBK24, the following are encoded in one genomic region:
- a CDS encoding LuxR C-terminal-related transcriptional regulator has protein sequence MSGVGSQNHGVLSDRELQVIELVAAGLTNQEIAEKLAISKRTVDNHISNILTKTATENRVALVMWALQWGKVCLNDVNCCPLPSANDEVIS, from the coding sequence ATGTCTGGTGTCGGGTCTCAGAACCACGGAGTCCTCTCAGACCGAGAGTTGCAAGTGATTGAACTAGTGGCTGCTGGCTTGACTAACCAGGAAATTGCAGAAAAGTTGGCGATTAGCAAGCGCACGGTTGATAACCACATCAGTAATATTTTGACCAAAACCGCTACCGAGAATCGCGTGGCATTGGTAATGTGGGCGCTGCAATGGGGTAAAGTCTGCCTCAATGATGTCAATTGCTGCCCCTTGCCCTCAGCGAACGACGAAGTTATTTCTTAA
- the hisS gene encoding histidine--tRNA ligase, with translation MGAIQALRGTRDILPDEVKYWQQIESAARTILSRAAYQEIRTPIFEQTELFERGIGEATDVVGKEMYTFKDRGDRSMTLRPEGTAGTVRSFIEHNLHSQGGVQRLWYTGPMFRYERPQAGRQRQFHQIGVEVLGSADPRADAEVIAIATDILKTLGLIDLHLQLNSVGNAEDRQQYRDALIAYFTPYKEELDSDSQDRLTRNPLRILDSKDGKTQAIAQNAPSILDYLGSESKRHFDQVQQFLTDLNIAYQLNPCLVRGLDYYTHTAFEIQSTHLGAQATVCGGGRYDGLVSQLGGPNTPAVGWAIGLERLVLLLQQLSAAPPSTLDFYLVSRGDRAEAQALVLAQKLRQAGFATELDLSGSAFGKQLKRADRSGALACLILGDTEAENQTVQIKWLVSGEQQAIAQAELLSSPDELRQRITEFRVHVPAEATK, from the coding sequence ATGGGCGCGATTCAAGCATTACGCGGAACCCGTGATATTCTGCCGGACGAAGTTAAATACTGGCAACAAATAGAGTCGGCGGCTCGGACGATTCTTAGTCGCGCTGCTTATCAAGAAATTCGCACCCCTATCTTCGAGCAAACGGAGCTGTTTGAGCGGGGCATTGGCGAAGCGACTGATGTAGTCGGCAAGGAAATGTACACCTTCAAGGATCGTGGCGATCGCTCAATGACGCTGCGACCTGAGGGCACGGCTGGGACGGTTCGCTCTTTTATTGAGCACAACCTGCACTCCCAGGGTGGAGTACAGCGCCTTTGGTACACTGGCCCCATGTTCCGCTACGAACGCCCTCAAGCAGGACGGCAACGCCAGTTTCATCAAATTGGGGTAGAAGTTTTAGGTAGTGCAGACCCCCGTGCTGATGCGGAGGTAATAGCGATCGCTACAGATATTCTTAAAACGCTAGGGTTGATTGATTTACACCTACAGCTCAACTCGGTGGGTAATGCAGAGGATCGTCAGCAGTACCGGGATGCCTTAATTGCTTACTTCACTCCCTATAAGGAAGAGCTAGACTCCGACTCTCAAGATCGTTTGACACGCAATCCACTCAGAATTCTAGATAGTAAGGACGGCAAAACTCAGGCGATCGCGCAAAACGCACCCAGCATCTTGGATTATTTAGGGTCTGAGTCTAAGCGCCACTTTGATCAAGTCCAGCAATTTTTAACTGACTTAAACATTGCTTATCAACTCAACCCTTGCCTAGTGCGGGGCTTAGACTATTACACCCACACCGCTTTCGAAATTCAGTCTACTCATTTGGGTGCCCAAGCAACAGTCTGTGGTGGAGGTCGCTATGATGGCTTAGTTTCTCAGTTGGGCGGCCCTAACACCCCAGCCGTGGGTTGGGCGATCGGGCTAGAACGCTTGGTGTTGCTGCTACAACAATTGAGTGCAGCTCCTCCATCGACACTAGATTTCTACTTAGTGTCACGGGGCGATCGCGCTGAAGCTCAAGCCTTAGTTTTAGCTCAAAAACTGCGTCAGGCGGGCTTTGCAACGGAGCTAGACCTAAGTGGCAGTGCCTTCGGTAAACAGCTCAAACGGGCTGATCGCAGCGGCGCATTAGCTTGCTTAATCTTGGGGGACACCGAGGCCGAAAACCAAACCGTTCAAATTAAGTGGTTGGTTTCGGGAGAACAACAGGCGATCGCTCAAGCAGAACTGCTAAGTAGTCCTGACGAACTAAGGCAACGCATTACAGAGTTTCGGGTGCACGTTCCAGCAGAAGCAACTAAATAG